The Streptomyces sp. NBC_01317 genomic interval TCCTTGTCAGCGAACCGTTTCGGCCGCGCCCCAAGGATGGACAGAGTGGGGGGATCCCGGACTCTTCACTCCCCCGACTTCACTCCATCAGGTGACAGTGGTCCCCTGCTGCGGGGGTGGGATGAGTCCGCGCTGGTACGCGTAGCGCACCGCCTGCGCCCGGTCCCGTACCCCGGTCTTGGCGAAGAGGTTGTTGATGTGGGTCTTCACGGTGGCCGCGCCGATGTGCAGCCGCCCCGCGATCTCCTTGTTGGAGAGCCCCTCGGCGACCAGGGTCAGTACCTCGGCCTCCCGGGTGGTGAGCCCGTCGGGCAGCGCGTCGGGCGCCGGCGCGCCGGGCGGCGCCGTGACCCGCTCCAGCAGCCGGCGCTGGACGGCGGGCGCCAGCCCGGCCTGTCCCGCCAGGACGTCCTCGACGGCCCGGACGATCTCCTCGCCCTGCGCGTCCTTGGTGAGATAACCCCGGGCGCCCGCCCGCAGCGCCGCGAAGAGCGAGTCGTCGTCGGCGTAGGTCGTGAGCACCACGACCTGGGTGCCCGGATGGTCCGTACGGATGCGGCGGGTGGCCTCCACGCCGTCGCAGCGCGGCATCTGCAGATCCATCAGCACCACGTCGGGGGCGAGTTCCGCGACGAGGGCGACCGCCTCCTCGCCGTCCCGCGCGGCCCCGTCGACCTCGATGCCGGGCAGCAGCCCGAGCAGCATCACGATGCCCTCGCGGACCACGGACTGGTCGTCGGCGACGATCACCCGCGCCGGTGCCCGGCCGGTCACGCCGGTACGCGCGGCCCGGTCCGTCACGCCAGTACTCGCAGCCGCACGCTGAATCCTTCCCCGCCGGGGCCCTCGGATCCGGCCTCCAGCGTGCCGCCGAGCAGTTCGGCCCGCTCGCGCATCCCCAGCAGACCGTACCCGGAGCCGGACGTGCCGAGCCCGGCCGGGCCCTTGCCCGTCCCGCCCGAGTCCCGTACCTCCAGGGCCACGTCGTCCGTCCCGTACGTGAGGCGGATCCGGACCCGCGCGCCCGCGGCGTGCTTGCGCGCGTTGGTCAGCGCCTCCTGGACCACGCGGCGTACCGTCTGCGAGGCCTCGGCGCTCAGCGCCCTGGGGGCTCCGGCGATCCGGACCTCGGCGCCGTCCGTCGCGGCCAGCTCCCGCAGGTACTCCCCGAGGGGGGCCATCTCGCCGCGCAGCGCGGAGAGCGCCTGGCGCGTCTCGGCCAGTCCCTCACGGGCCATGGAACGCGCGCCGACCACCCGTTCGAGGATCTGGTCGCGGAACGGACCGTGCGGTTCCTGCTCGATCCGCAGCCGCGCCGCCTCCAGGTGCACGAGCTGCGCGGAGAGGCTGTGCGCCAGGACGTCATGGATGTCCCGGGCGATCCTGGCCCGCTCCGCGAGCGCGGCGGACTCCGCCTCGGCGACGCGGGCCGCCCGTTCCTGCGTCAGCAGCCGTTGCGCGGTCCCGCGCGCCTCGGCGTCCAGCCGCAGGACGTATCCGGCCAGCAGCAGGCCGGCGGCGGTCAGGAGCGTGGTGAGCCACGCGTCGTGGTCGACCGCCG includes:
- a CDS encoding response regulator transcription factor, which gives rise to MTDRAARTGVTGRAPARVIVADDQSVVREGIVMLLGLLPGIEVDGAARDGEEAVALVAELAPDVVLMDLQMPRCDGVEATRRIRTDHPGTQVVVLTTYADDDSLFAALRAGARGYLTKDAQGEEIVRAVEDVLAGQAGLAPAVQRRLLERVTAPPGAPAPDALPDGLTTREAEVLTLVAEGLSNKEIAGRLHIGAATVKTHINNLFAKTGVRDRAQAVRYAYQRGLIPPPQQGTTVT